In Penicillium oxalicum strain HP7-1 chromosome VII, whole genome shotgun sequence, one DNA window encodes the following:
- a CDS encoding putative rhamnogalacturonate lyase A produces the protein MLASGILLASLALLGKGVEAAFGVTTASDSYTIDTGSTNPLRYRVNRSNCDINSINFYGTELQYGKQGSHIGSGLGKATVTATQNGNYIKVTCETSTLTHYYVARNGDPIIYMATYTTAEPSIGELRYIARLNANVLPNEEPFGVASNIAGGTAIEGSDVFKVGSQTRSKFYSSERFIDDHRHCVSGSQHRVCMILNQYETSSGGPFHRDINTNNVGDYTGLYWYMNSGHVQTESFRTGLHGPYLMYFSRSGTPSSDIDTSFFADLGIKGYVAASGRGKVTGTASGADSSMQWVIHWYNDKAQYWTYTASGGKFTSPAMKPGTYTMIYYQGEYPVAKTSVSVSAGSTVNKDISGSVKTGKTIFRIGQWDGKPTGFLNSDSQLRMHPTDQRMSPWTSSQPFTVGSSPTSAFPMAIFSAVNSPVTIKFTASSSQAAAATLRIGTTLSFAGGRPQAIINGWKGPIPSAPTNLNSRGVTRGAYRGLGEVYDVTIPAGVIKAGNSNEITISVVSGSSGDQFLSPNFVSLVQHLHSNTA, from the exons ATGCTCGCCTCCGGAATATTGCTGGCTTCCTTGGCTCTTTTGGGAAAAGGAGTCGAAGCTGCCTTTGGTGTGACCACAGCCTCTGACAGCTACACCATCGACACGGGATCTACCAATCCACTTCGTTATAGGGTCAACCGATCAAACTGCGACATCAATTCGATCAACTTTTACGGAACCGAGCTGCAATATGGGAAACAGGGCTCCCATATTGGCTCCGGGTTGGGCAAAGCTACCGTCACTGCTACACAGAACG GCAACTACATCAAGGTGACTTGTGAAACCTCGACATTGACACATTACTACGTTGCTCGCAATGGAGATCCGATTATCTACATGGCAACTTATACCACTGCCG AACCGTCTATTGGAGAGCTCCGCTACATCGCGCGTCTCAATGCCAACGTGCTTCCCAACGAGGAGCCGTTTGGAGTTGCCTCCAATATCGCTGGCGGCACCGCCATCGAGGGGTCCGATGTTTTCAAGGTTGGGTCTCAGACACGCAGCAAGTTCTACTCGAGCGAGCGATTCATCGATGACCATAGACACT GCGTGTCTGGATCTCAGCACCGAGTCTGCATGATTCTCAACCAATATGAGACTTCTTCGGGAGGTCCTTTCCACCG GGACATTAACACCAATAATGTCGGCGATTACACTGGCCTCTACTGGTACATGAACTCAGGCCACGTTCAAACTGAATCCTTCCGTACGGGCTTGCATGGTCCATACTTGATGTACTTTAGCCGAAGTGGAACACCCAGCAGCGACATCGATACTTCTTTCTTTGCGGACCTTGGAATTAAGGGTTATGTCGCGGCATCCGGTCGAGGAAAGGTCACTGGTACTGCATCCGGAGCAGATTCGTCCATGCAATGGGTCATTCACTG GTACAATGACAAAGCCCAATACTGGACGTACACGGCTTCTGGTGGAAAATTCACCTCGCCAGCCATGAAGCCCGGCACTTACACCATGATCTACTACCAGGGCGAGTATCCAGTGGCCAAAACCTCGGTTTCCGTCAGTGCAGGTTCAACTGTCAACAAGGACATTTCTGGCTCTGTGAAGACCGGCAAAACGATCTTTAGAATCGGTCAATGGGATGGAAA ACCAACTGGCTTCCTCAACTCCGACTCCCAACTCCGCATGCACCCCACCGACCAGCGCATGTCACCCTGGACCTCCTCCCAGCCCTTCACAGTCGGATCCTCACCCACATCGGCCTTCCCCATGGCCATCTTCAGCGCCGTCAATTCCCCCGTAACCATCAAATTCACAGCCTCCAGCTCGcaagccgccgccgccacccTCCGCATCGGAACCACCCTCTCATTCGCAGGCGGCCGACCCCAAGCTATCATCAACGGATGGAAAGGCCCTATTCCCAGCGCCCCGACCAATTTGAACAGTCGCGGTGTCACGCGCGGCGCATACAGAGGACTCGGCGAGGTTTACGATGTTACTATCCCGGCGGGTGTGATTAAGGCGGGTAATTCGAACGAG aTCACCATCTCCGTCGTCTCCGGAAGTTCAGGAGATCAATTCCTGAGTCCGAACTTTGTAAGTCTCGTCCAGCATCTCCATTCAAACACAGCttga
- a CDS encoding Glycine dehydrogenase (decarboxylating) — protein sequence MAASWCALRGGRQLALRTRVRVGPSPVALRTASMTPATISRRSLHTSQNANATASTTTPRRGVYTSSVNAHGIPHPEDIFQPLDTFPRRHIGPSPEAASEMLAALDPPVASLDEFVKQVLPADILSKKDMKVSQPQVDINLYRSPVQGGLGETDMLKLLDSYRKQIDISGKTYIGTGYYPTIVPPVILRNVLENPAWYTSYTPYQPEISQGRLESLLNFQTLTADLTGLPFANASVLDEATAAAEAMTMSYATMPTSKQKKADKSYVVSHLCHPQTIAVMQSRAEGFGINLVVGDIMANDFQLVKDQGDHLIGVLGQYPDTEGGIYDFQSLSESIHSQGGTFSVATDLLALTVLKAPGEFGADIAFGSAQRMGVPMGFGGPHAAFFACADKYKRKVPGRVVGVSKDRLGNRALRLALQTREQHIRREKATSNICTAQALLANMTSMYAIYHGPEGLKAIAQRIMSMTGLLREKLAGLGYNVPFRSNVEGGALFDTLTIELSDASEADAVYAAALKANIFLRRLDGNKVGLSLDETVGRDEVKGILDVFAAHKGASPVQVDGALALATVPAALERTSPYLTHPVFNTHHSETEMLRYIRHLESKDLSLAHSMIPLGSCTMKLNATTEMIPVSWPEFSQIHPFMPADKAKGYIQMIDDLEAQLADITGMAEVTVQPNSGAQGEFAGLRVIKKYQEAQGDAKRNVCLIPVSAHGTNPASAAMAGMRVVTIKCDTKTGNLDLDDLKAKCQKHKDELAAFMITYPSTFGVFEPGAKEACRLVHEYGGQVYMDGANMNAQIGLCSPGEIGADVCHLNLHKTFCIPHGGGGPGVGPIGVAAHLAPYLPSHPKSEYLQAKRGSSSSPPISAAPWGSASILPITFNYINMMGDRGLTHATKITLLNANYLQSRLKAHYPILYTNDHGRCAHEFILDVRGFKETCGIEAIDIAKRLQDYGFHAPTMSWPVANTLMIEPTESENKAELDRFCDALISIRAEIAEVESGKQPREGNVLKNSPHTQRDLLTSEWSRPYTRETAAYPLPWLLEKKFWPTVTRVDDGEFESLYPVNSGRFCVITVTNSFFFHSFTAYGDQNLFCTCGPVDETE from the coding sequence ATGGCAGCCTCTTGGTGTGCCCTGCGTGGTGGCCGTCAATTGGCCTTGCGGACGCGCGTGCGCGTTGGCCCTTCGCCCGTTGCGCTGCGGACAGCATCCATGACACCCGCCACTATCTCTCGACGCAGTCTGCATACCTCCCAGAATGCAAATGCAACTGCTAGCACGACGACGCCTCGTCGTGGGGTCTACACCAGCTCCGTCAATGCCCACGGCATTCCTCACCCGGAGGATATTTTCCAACCACTCGATACCTTTCCCCGTCGCCACATTGGCCCTTCTCCCGAGGCCGCCTCGGAAATGCTCGCCGCGCTGGATCCTCCCGTAGCATCTCTTGATGAGTTTGTAAAGCAGGTGCTTCCAGCAGACATTCTCTCCAAGAAGGATATGAAGGTGTCGCAGCCTCAGGTCGATATCAACCTATATCGATCACCCGTCCAGGGCGGGTTGGGCGAGACGGACATGTTGAAATTGCTGGACTCGTACCGCAAGCAAATCGACATTTCGGGCAAGACCTACATCGGAACCGGCTACTACCCGACCATTGTGCCTCCGGTGATTCTCCGCAATGTGCTGGAGAACCCTGCCTGGTACACCAGCTACACACCTTACCAGCCCGAGATTTCCCAGGGCCGTCTGGAGTCGCTGCTTAACTTCCAGACCCTGACTGCGGACTTGACGGGCCTGCCTTTTGCCAATGCCTCCGTCTTGGACGAGGCTaccgctgctgctgaggCCATGACTATGTCTTACGCGACTATGCCCACTTCCAAGCAAAAGAAGGCCGACAAGTCCTACGTCGTCTCTCATCTTTGCCACCCACAGACCATCGCCGTGATGCAGTCTCGCGCCGAGGGATTCGGGATCAATCTGGTGGTCGGTGACATCATGGCCAATGACTTCCAGCTGGTCAAGGACCAGGGCGATCACCTGATTGGTGTTCTCGGTCAGTACCCCGACACCGAGGGTGGTATCTACGACTTCCAGTCTCTCAGTGAATCGATCCATAGCCAGGGCGGTACTTTCAGCGTTGCGACCGATCTCCTCGCCTTGACTGTCCTGAAGGCCCCCGGCGAGTTTGGCGCGGACATCGCCTTTGGTAGCGCGCAGCGCATGGGCGTCCCGATGGGTTTCGGTGGTCCCCACGCGGCTTTCTTCGCTTGTGCCGACAAGTACAAGCGCAAGGTCCCCGGTCGTGTGGTGGGCGTGTCCAAGGATCGTCTGGGTAACCGGGCTTTGCGTCTGGCTCTTCAGACCCGTGAGCAGCACATTCGCCGTGAGAAGGCCACAAGTAACATTTGCACTGCTCAGGCCTTGCTTGCCAACATGACTTCCATGTACGCCATCTACCACGGTCCCGAGGGACTCAAGGCGATCGCGCAGCGGATCATGTCCATGACTGGATTGCTCCGTGAGAAGCTGGCTGGGCTCGGCTACAACGTCCCCTTCCGCTCCAACGTGGAGGGAGGTGCCTTGTTCGACACCCTCACTATTGAGCTTTCGGACGCCTCCGAGGCGGACGCTGTGTACGCTGCCGCGCTCAAGGCCAACATCTTCCTCCGCCGTCTGGACGGCAACAAGGTCGGTCTGTCGCTGGATGAGACCGTGGGTCGCGACGAGGTCAAGGGAATCTTGGACGTCTTCGCCGCTCACAAGGGAGCCTCTCCTGTCCAGGTGGACGGCGCCCTGGCTCTGGCCACGGTTCCTGCTGCTCTGGAGCGCACCTCTCCCTACTTGACGCATCCCGTGTTCAACACCCACCACTCCGAGACAGAAATGCTTCGCTACATCCGTCACCTCGAGTCCAAGGATCTGTCTCTTGCCCACTCCATGATCCCGCTCGGATCGTGCACCATGAAGCTCAACGCTACCACTGAGATGATCCCTGTCTCCTGGCCCGAGTTTTCTCAGATCCACCCCTTCATGCCTGCTGACAAGGCCAAGGGTTATATTCAGATGATTGACGACCTGGAGGCGCAGTTGGCTGATATTACCGGTATGGCCGAGGTAACTGTGCAGCCCAACTCGGGTGCCCAGGGCGAATTCGCCGGTCTGCGTGTCATCAAGAAGTACCAGGAAGCCCAGGGCGATGCGAAGCGCAATGTTTGTCTGATTCCCGTCTCTGCCCACGGCACCAACCCCGCCTCGGCTGCGATGGCTGGTATGCGCGTGGTGACCATCAAGTGTGACACCAAGACCGGGAACCTGGACCTGGATGACCTCAAGGCCAAGTGTCAGAAGCACAAGGATGAGCTTGCCGCATTCATGATCACTTACCCCAGCACATTCGGTGTCTTCGAGCCCGGTGCCAAGGAGGCTTGCCGGCTGGTTCACGAATACGGCGGTCAAGTGTACATGGATGGTGCGAACATGAACGCCCAAATTGGTCTTTGCTCCCCCGGTGAGATTGGCGCCGATGTGTGCCACTTGAACCTGCATAAGACTTTCTGCATCCCtcacggtggtggtggtcctGGTGTTGGCCCCATCGGTGTGGCCGCTCACCTGGCTCCATACCTGCCCTCTCACCCCAAGAGCGAGTATCTCCAGGCCAAGCGcggctcctcttcctccccgccCATCTCCGCCGCGCCCTGGGGTAGCGCCAGCATCCTCCCCATCACCTTCAACTACATCAACATGATGGGCGACCGAGGCCTCACCCACGCCACCAAGATCACCCTGCTGAACGCCAACTACCTCCAGTCTCGACTCAAAGCGCACTACCCCATCCTCTACACCAACGACCACGGTCGCTGCGCTCACGAATTCATCCTCGATGTGCGCGGCTTCAAGGAGACCTGCGGTATCGAGGCGATTGACATTGCCAAGCGTCTGCAGGATTACGGATTCCACGCTCCGACAATGTCCTGGCCCGTTGCCAACACGCTCATGATCGAGCCCACCGAGTCCGAGAACAAGGCAGAACTGGACCGTTTCTGTGATGCCTTGATCTCCATTCGCGCCGAGATTGCCGAGGTCGAATCCGGCAAGCAGCCCCGCGAGGGGAATGTTCTGAAGAACTCCCCTCACACCCAGCGGGATCTGCTGACGAGCGAGTGGAGCAGACCTTATACTCGTGAGACGGCTGCGTACCCACTACCTTGGctgttggagaagaagttcTGGCCGACTGTCACCCgcgttgatgatggtgagTTTGAATCCCTCTATCCCGTAAACTCAGGTAGATTTTGTGTGATCACAGTGACTaactctttctttttccattctttcacAGCTTATGGCGACCAGAACCTTTTCTGTACCTGTGGCCCCGTTGATGAAACTGAATAG